From the genome of Roseofilum reptotaenium CS-1145, one region includes:
- a CDS encoding diguanylate cyclase domain-containing protein, with amino-acid sequence MTKFLNSEAQLMKPEDCLLLVVDDNPDNLKVLRGVLSPIGYKLTFAMGGRQAIDRVKKAKPDLILLDLMMPDMDGFQVCEWLKADSNFKDIPLIFLTASQEMDHLLQAFEKGAIDYLTKPFHPPELLARVKTHLELKHLRERSQRQAEKELIVLKIIQGIHYSLNLEEILTTTVFSIQALFCASRVMICRCVFEEEYQIVAIADSPKAKTLSIGETVKIQSFVNPESKDRQFEIYAPVGLDRNQVKTHLSVPIYQQNDLWGILIVDCDDISKAWHSPEYQILVRIVEQIAIAIKQSQLYDALQQANQELGRLVNVDALTQVANRRYFDQHLEHEWRRLQREALPLSLILCDIDYFKQYNDTYGHIIGDCCLEQVAQALSSTLKRPADLIARYGGEEFAAILPNTPLKGAITVAEQMQQAIGNLNIPHMTTELPEPIVTISLGIACVTPTPYSHLIRLLDLADRALYEAKHKGRNRYAIGV; translated from the coding sequence TTGACCAAATTCCTCAACTCTGAAGCCCAATTGATGAAACCAGAAGATTGTTTATTGCTGGTTGTAGATGATAATCCAGACAATTTGAAGGTTTTACGGGGGGTGTTATCTCCCATTGGTTACAAGCTGACATTTGCCATGGGAGGACGACAAGCCATAGACCGAGTAAAAAAGGCAAAACCTGATTTGATTTTACTGGATTTAATGATGCCAGATATGGATGGTTTTCAGGTTTGCGAGTGGCTGAAAGCGGACTCCAATTTTAAAGATATTCCCCTAATTTTTTTAACAGCAAGTCAAGAGATGGATCATCTGCTCCAAGCTTTTGAGAAAGGAGCAATTGATTATTTAACGAAACCATTTCATCCTCCAGAACTCTTGGCACGGGTGAAAACTCATTTAGAGTTAAAGCATTTACGGGAACGAAGTCAGCGCCAAGCCGAAAAAGAGCTGATTGTACTCAAAATTATTCAGGGAATTCATTATTCTCTGAATTTAGAAGAAATTTTAACGACCACAGTTTTCAGTATCCAGGCGTTGTTTTGTGCGAGTCGGGTGATGATTTGTCGTTGTGTATTTGAGGAAGAATATCAAATTGTGGCGATCGCCGATTCTCCCAAGGCAAAGACGCTATCCATCGGTGAAACCGTCAAGATCCAATCCTTTGTCAATCCAGAATCGAAGGATCGCCAGTTTGAGATCTATGCTCCAGTCGGTCTAGATCGTAACCAAGTGAAAACGCACCTGAGTGTCCCCATCTATCAACAGAATGACCTCTGGGGTATATTAATTGTCGATTGCGATGACATCTCTAAAGCCTGGCATTCTCCTGAATACCAGATTTTAGTCCGGATTGTTGAACAAATTGCGATCGCCATTAAACAGTCCCAATTGTATGATGCACTGCAACAAGCCAATCAAGAATTAGGGCGTTTGGTGAATGTGGATGCCTTAACCCAAGTCGCCAATCGTCGTTATTTCGATCAGCATTTAGAACACGAATGGCGACGACTGCAACGGGAAGCCCTGCCGTTGTCTCTCATTCTTTGTGATATTGATTATTTCAAGCAATACAATGATACCTATGGTCATATCATCGGTGATTGCTGTCTGGAACAAGTCGCCCAAGCCCTCTCTTCTACCCTCAAACGCCCGGCTGATTTAATTGCCCGTTATGGCGGGGAAGAGTTTGCTGCGATTTTACCCAATACTCCTCTCAAAGGAGCCATTACTGTAGCAGAACAAATGCAACAGGCGATCGGTAACCTAAACATTCCCCATATGACAACCGAGTTACCGGAACCTATTGTGACGATTAGCTTAGGGATTGCTTGTGTAACACCCACTCCATATTCTCACTTAATCAGACTCCTAGATTTGGCGGATCGAGCATTGTATGAAGCGAAACATAAAGGGCGGAATCGGTATGCGATCGGTGTTTAG